A single genomic interval of Hymenobacter gelipurpurascens harbors:
- a CDS encoding helix-turn-helix transcriptional regulator yields MPVNKNAFARYGWIDDCLLRRQRPWPIEALMEFISERMADFGVGRENGISKRQVQEDIKQMRPGGMTGYEAPIEYDREAKGYYYSDPTYSIRNSPLVSDDAPVLRQALAMLQQFRGLGLSEELGDIVKRVEEHLQARPEVEPLRQLIWFEQVPDYAGAQFLGPLYQAVRARQVLSIRYRPFDAPEAYETFVHPYLLKQYNHRWFLIGQGSVRPGLSNFALDRIEALAPAPKVPYVQPPADIELRFADIVGVSVPANGSVMEQIVLRFRAGRGQYVRTKPLHPSQRLEAETTKTIEISLRVVPTQELETLLLSFGDDIEVLAPVSLRTRLFERLHSAIGQYKK; encoded by the coding sequence ATGCCCGTCAATAAAAATGCATTCGCCCGCTACGGCTGGATTGATGACTGTCTACTTCGTCGGCAACGCCCATGGCCTATAGAGGCCTTAATGGAATTTATAAGCGAAAGGATGGCTGATTTTGGGGTAGGTCGGGAAAATGGTATCAGCAAGCGTCAGGTACAGGAGGACATCAAGCAGATGCGTCCGGGTGGTATGACCGGCTACGAAGCGCCAATTGAATACGACCGAGAAGCCAAAGGTTATTACTATTCAGACCCAACTTACTCCATCCGGAATAGTCCCTTGGTTAGTGACGACGCCCCTGTGCTTCGACAAGCGCTAGCGATGCTGCAACAGTTTAGGGGGCTGGGGCTCAGCGAGGAGTTGGGGGACATTGTGAAGCGGGTGGAAGAGCATTTGCAGGCGCGCCCCGAAGTGGAGCCCTTGCGGCAGCTTATTTGGTTCGAACAGGTGCCAGACTATGCTGGAGCACAGTTCTTGGGACCGCTCTACCAAGCTGTTCGAGCGCGGCAGGTACTGTCGATACGCTACCGTCCGTTCGATGCGCCTGAAGCTTACGAAACCTTTGTGCATCCCTACTTGCTGAAGCAGTATAATCACCGCTGGTTTTTGATTGGGCAGGGTTCGGTGCGACCAGGTCTAAGCAACTTCGCCCTAGACCGCATCGAAGCATTAGCACCTGCCCCAAAAGTCCCTTATGTTCAACCACCGGCCGATATAGAACTGCGATTTGCGGACATAGTCGGGGTATCGGTGCCAGCTAATGGCAGCGTGATGGAGCAAATAGTGCTGCGGTTCCGGGCAGGAAGAGGACAATATGTACGCACCAAACCCTTGCATCCAAGCCAACGCCTAGAAGCCGAGACTACTAAGACAATTGAGATAAGTCTTCGGGTTGTGCCAACCCAAGAACTGGAAACGCTGCTTTTGAGCTTCGGGGATGATATAGAGGTATTGGCTCCAGTGAGTTTGCGTACTCGACTTTTTGAGCGGTTGCATTCTGCGATTGGGCAGTATAAGAAATAG
- a CDS encoding site-specific integrase produces MRNHSLVELPFSVSSHVEAGLQGALNTKRCYTADLRSFHDYCKHYHVTHLPAEVTTVAGYVSQMSDRGMKLASIRRHVATIAKLHQLAGKLSPTGHEALQVVLDGIARSGNSRRQLLLWRSLSRPFEPWISRRLPAYGIWPSCC; encoded by the coding sequence ATGCGCAACCACTCTTTGGTCGAGCTTCCCTTTTCCGTCAGTAGTCATGTCGAGGCGGGCCTGCAAGGAGCGCTGAATACCAAGCGCTGTTACACGGCGGACTTGCGCAGCTTTCATGATTACTGTAAGCACTACCACGTCACCCACCTTCCCGCTGAGGTAACTACGGTCGCCGGATACGTGTCGCAGATGTCCGACCGCGGAATGAAGCTGGCCTCCATTCGCCGGCATGTGGCCACCATTGCCAAGCTCCATCAACTGGCCGGTAAGCTCTCGCCCACCGGTCATGAAGCCTTGCAGGTTGTGCTCGATGGCATTGCCCGAAGCGGCAACAGCAGGCGCCAGCTTTTACTGTGGCGGAGCTTAAGCAGGCCGTTCGAGCCATGGATATCACGACGCCTACCGGCTTACGGTATCTGGCCCTCTTGTTGCTAG
- a CDS encoding site-specific integrase, which yields MNDLVQCHLGPRYSAHSLRASFVTVAVEAGQSNKAIKNQTKQKTDAMIERYTRLDDVKRFNAAQYLVL from the coding sequence GTGAATGATCTGGTGCAATGCCATCTGGGACCACGGTATTCGGCGCACTCCCTGCGGGCTTCCTTTGTGACCGTAGCGGTAGAAGCGGGCCAGTCCAATAAGGCAATAAAGAACCAGACGAAGCAAAAGACCGATGCCATGATTGAGCGCTATACTCGCCTTGATGATGTCAAGCGCTTCAATGCGGCGCAGTACTTGGTTCTATAA
- a CDS encoding HNH endonuclease domain-containing protein has translation MKAISGEQILATILKHDSKVTSYKIALLRALNDLVLLYPDLAAHGRDVAVPLSRIAELWMAYYWPFTDAQAPIYQGARAVRGETLRQEISFRPALTALRTEWQRTGQLSSQAADGFFLLTEMRTPRRRATYSLALLQAYNTAVEAIASAVKMPIQHAGPGHWTVFAKPTRFNQLPAGVLTIPGVKPQELCVVVPSTLWEAFHRLSLYVEALCLHEWSLFTENVAQEANQLITRGHVYNLLTSRPDNRRPLSWERNQVDLLLHEQVHFICPWTQKRLTQPQHYDLDHLLPLSVYPVNELWNLLPVDRQFNQHVKRDRVPDATRLLVAEPWLAQAYAMYQKSAPLRKAMLEDASLRFTGLILDGTYAAQLARHAVHFMEEVATARYVSRF, from the coding sequence ATGAAGGCCATTTCCGGTGAACAGATCCTTGCCACGATCCTGAAGCACGATTCCAAGGTAACTAGTTACAAAATCGCGCTTCTACGTGCCCTCAATGATCTGGTGCTCCTATACCCTGACTTGGCCGCGCATGGTCGGGACGTGGCGGTGCCCTTATCCCGCATAGCTGAACTGTGGATGGCGTATTACTGGCCCTTCACTGATGCCCAAGCGCCCATTTACCAAGGTGCCCGTGCAGTTCGGGGGGAGACCCTACGGCAGGAAATCAGCTTTCGCCCAGCTCTTACGGCCCTGCGAACAGAATGGCAACGCACAGGCCAATTGAGCTCACAAGCTGCAGATGGTTTCTTTCTACTGACGGAAATGCGAACGCCCAGGCGGCGAGCCACCTACTCGCTCGCTCTGCTACAGGCCTATAATACAGCCGTAGAAGCGATTGCTTCCGCAGTGAAGATGCCGATTCAGCATGCGGGTCCCGGCCACTGGACAGTCTTCGCCAAGCCTACCCGTTTTAATCAACTACCCGCTGGAGTACTAACCATTCCGGGGGTTAAGCCACAGGAGCTATGCGTCGTGGTGCCCTCCACCTTATGGGAGGCCTTTCATCGATTGTCCCTCTATGTGGAGGCACTCTGCCTCCACGAATGGAGCCTGTTCACCGAAAACGTGGCGCAGGAAGCCAATCAGCTTATTACCCGAGGACACGTTTATAATTTACTTACCTCCCGTCCCGATAACCGTCGTCCTCTTTCCTGGGAACGCAACCAGGTCGACCTCTTGCTCCATGAACAGGTCCACTTTATTTGTCCTTGGACGCAAAAACGCCTTACCCAGCCGCAGCACTACGACCTGGACCATTTGCTCCCGCTCAGTGTGTACCCCGTGAATGAACTTTGGAATCTGCTGCCGGTGGACCGGCAGTTCAACCAGCATGTAAAGCGCGATCGAGTACCCGATGCCACACGTCTTTTAGTCGCTGAGCCCTGGTTGGCTCAGGCATACGCTATGTATCAGAAGTCGGCTCCTCTACGCAAAGCCATGTTAGAGGATGCGTCTTTACGGTTTACCGGCCTCATTTTGGACGGGACATATGCAGCCCAACTAGCCCGGCATGCGGTTCATTTCATGGAAGAAGTGGCCACGGCTCGTTACGTTTCACGTTTTTAA
- a CDS encoding phospholipase D-like domain-containing protein, with protein sequence MKILSPHHISSELLELIHSAKKYLVLVSPYVNITQWPQLTSALTAALHRGVRVEAFVRYDPDNAVSWEELETLGIRPRLITNLHAKFYFNETDGLISSLNLLSSSNASALEIGCKLETELELQELQNFVKRYLVPLEQADRPSEDDLYLSKEKFMVVLEHYLQQVTRTNSRVSYQHNQFKIRSGDNYFDLLLDKVKNLVAIMAFLSHDEKEEYEKLKSQFFNVPGIYYDYNAGSNGYRTTLVGELDMRLSTTYLDKLRVSEKKQLLDAIAQFVLDILAFKEAVYAPKRAAAAEQKRAWEAKEAANPTKKKGFAF encoded by the coding sequence ATGAAGATTCTCTCGCCGCATCACATTAGCAGCGAGCTGTTAGAGCTCATCCATTCCGCTAAGAAATACCTGGTATTAGTATCGCCCTACGTCAACATCACCCAATGGCCGCAGTTAACCTCTGCCTTGACAGCTGCACTTCATCGTGGGGTACGTGTTGAAGCCTTCGTACGGTATGACCCAGACAATGCTGTGAGCTGGGAGGAATTGGAGACTCTAGGTATTCGCCCTCGATTAATCACGAACTTACACGCTAAATTCTACTTCAACGAAACAGATGGCTTGATTTCCTCCCTGAACTTGCTGAGTAGTTCCAATGCATCCGCTTTGGAGATTGGCTGCAAACTGGAAACGGAGTTGGAACTCCAGGAACTCCAGAATTTTGTAAAGCGCTACCTGGTTCCACTGGAGCAAGCGGATCGCCCTAGTGAGGATGACCTATACCTGAGCAAGGAAAAGTTTATGGTTGTGCTGGAGCATTACCTTCAGCAAGTCACGCGAACCAATAGCAGGGTTAGTTATCAGCATAACCAATTTAAAATTCGCTCAGGCGACAATTATTTTGATCTGTTGTTAGACAAGGTCAAAAATTTAGTGGCCATAATGGCCTTCTTATCTCATGATGAAAAAGAAGAATATGAGAAACTAAAGAGTCAGTTTTTCAATGTCCCCGGAATTTACTACGACTATAATGCGGGAAGTAACGGCTACAGAACTACCCTAGTGGGAGAGCTAGACATGCGGCTTTCTACCACCTATCTAGACAAGTTACGGGTGTCAGAGAAGAAACAATTACTAGATGCAATAGCGCAGTTCGTGCTGGATATCTTGGCATTCAAGGAAGCGGTATATGCCCCTAAGCGAGCGGCCGCTGCAGAACAGAAAAGGGCTTGGGAGGCGAAGGAAGCGGCGAATCCAACGAAAAAGAAAGGGTTTGCCTTTTAA
- a CDS encoding MrcB family domain-containing protein, producing the protein MLREALSTILTDLPAARKTVFAGNTTSEYIRKMAPKAVRDALGPLANKFEVSSSPGAGNWSAVPWIAVFYPPVTSSALTGYYIVYLFSATEPVVYLSLTQGTTKVREEAGRKAHEVLQQRAADIRARVHDLIERFEATPIQLGSNNRLPRDYEAGHAFGCKYELHSLPPEEYLQADLHAMCEAYLALALLDGVQPGTPSSKAFAPEIPAHMQEPSGDYQQPEPNAATWWLNINPEYWRVGDVAVGVEQSYTTHNERGNKRNIYKYFQAVQPGDLLVGYETSPIKRVKALLEITEAAHQREDGAEVISFRVKEFLPHELTRDELLLIPELAHAEPLRSNQGSLFKLSAAEFTALVARAKGLLATKLPPYTWAEAQQELLMAEPTVNHMLAALKRKKNLILQGPPGVGKTFVARRLAYLLMGNIDKERVQLVQFHQSYGYEDFIRGWRPSQDGKGGFELVNGVFLDFVRRAQHDPEQSYFFVIDEINRGNLSKIFGELLLLLETDKRGDEYAVPLTYPRPGEAPFYLPKNLYVIGTMNTADRSLAMVDYALRRRFTFVDLEPVLSERLVTHLEGLGVSPAISKPAIERVKRLNELIKDDKNLGAGFTIGHSYFCSEPNGEGVDAWWPNIVLHELAPTLREYWFDDLKRADREAQALLGQ; encoded by the coding sequence ATGCTTCGTGAAGCGCTTTCCACTATCCTCACTGATTTACCGGCTGCTCGCAAAACGGTATTTGCGGGGAATACAACTAGCGAGTATATCCGGAAAATGGCTCCTAAAGCAGTCAGAGACGCTTTAGGGCCACTTGCGAATAAGTTCGAAGTGTCTTCCAGTCCAGGAGCGGGAAATTGGTCCGCCGTGCCATGGATAGCGGTCTTTTATCCTCCTGTCACGTCCAGTGCGTTGACGGGGTACTATATCGTGTACCTATTTAGCGCTACGGAGCCGGTGGTGTATCTCTCCTTAACCCAAGGCACGACGAAAGTCCGGGAAGAGGCTGGGCGTAAAGCGCACGAAGTTTTGCAGCAGAGAGCCGCCGATATCCGAGCCCGCGTACACGACTTAATTGAGCGGTTTGAGGCTACTCCCATTCAATTGGGCTCTAACAATCGGTTACCCAGGGATTATGAGGCCGGCCATGCGTTTGGGTGCAAGTACGAGCTGCACTCCCTTCCCCCGGAGGAGTACCTTCAAGCTGATTTGCACGCCATGTGCGAAGCTTATTTGGCGTTGGCCTTACTGGATGGGGTACAACCTGGTACTCCATCCAGTAAGGCTTTTGCACCGGAGATACCTGCCCACATGCAGGAGCCTTCAGGTGACTACCAGCAGCCCGAGCCAAACGCCGCAACGTGGTGGTTGAATATCAACCCGGAGTACTGGCGGGTAGGCGATGTGGCGGTGGGCGTAGAGCAGTCCTACACCACCCATAATGAGCGCGGGAACAAGCGCAACATCTACAAATACTTCCAGGCGGTGCAGCCGGGTGATTTATTGGTGGGCTATGAAACCAGCCCGATCAAACGCGTAAAAGCGCTCTTAGAAATAACGGAAGCGGCCCACCAGCGAGAGGATGGCGCCGAAGTCATCTCCTTTCGGGTAAAGGAATTCTTGCCTCATGAACTCACCCGCGACGAGCTGTTGCTGATTCCGGAGCTAGCGCACGCCGAGCCTCTGCGCAGCAACCAGGGAAGCTTGTTTAAGCTTTCCGCAGCAGAATTCACGGCCTTGGTTGCCCGAGCGAAGGGCCTGTTAGCCACCAAGTTGCCGCCCTACACCTGGGCGGAAGCCCAGCAAGAACTGCTAATGGCCGAACCTACCGTGAACCATATGCTGGCGGCGCTTAAACGCAAAAAGAACTTGATCTTGCAAGGCCCTCCAGGGGTAGGGAAAACCTTTGTAGCGCGTCGCTTAGCCTACTTGTTGATGGGCAACATCGACAAAGAGCGTGTGCAACTGGTGCAGTTTCATCAGAGCTACGGCTACGAAGATTTTATCCGGGGGTGGCGGCCTAGCCAGGACGGCAAAGGCGGGTTCGAACTCGTGAATGGGGTGTTCTTAGACTTCGTGCGGCGGGCTCAGCACGATCCGGAGCAGTCCTACTTTTTCGTCATTGATGAAATCAACCGCGGCAACCTGAGCAAGATCTTTGGCGAGTTGCTCTTACTGCTGGAAACCGATAAGCGGGGCGACGAGTACGCCGTGCCCTTAACGTACCCTCGGCCTGGGGAAGCACCCTTTTACTTGCCCAAAAACCTGTACGTGATTGGGACCATGAATACGGCCGACCGCTCGCTGGCAATGGTGGATTATGCCTTGCGGCGACGCTTTACCTTCGTGGATTTAGAGCCCGTGCTGAGTGAACGCTTGGTGACGCACCTTGAAGGATTAGGGGTATCCCCCGCTATCAGCAAGCCTGCTATTGAGCGGGTCAAGCGACTCAATGAGCTGATCAAAGACGATAAGAACTTGGGGGCGGGCTTTACCATTGGCCACAGCTATTTCTGCTCTGAACCCAATGGCGAAGGGGTGGACGCGTGGTGGCCGAACATTGTGCTCCACGAGCTGGCCCCGACGCTGCGCGAATATTGGTTTGATGATTTGAAACGGGCAGACCGGGAAGCGCAAGCCTTGTTGGGCCAGTGA
- a CDS encoding 5-methylcytosine restriction system specificity protein McrC produces MSIPVQNVYHLLVYAWDQLEAADQVAVTAEAEDGLLELLARVLIQGTTHLLKRGLAREYVEHEELTGRLRGKLLLADSIRQQTLPKAQAWCAFDELSHDTLPNRLLKATLYRLFTADELDRSLARELRALYYRLGDVPLQPVRDLRIFEQVRLNRNTAHYGLLLSVCQLVHEQAMLSQQTGERLFQDFARNEAQMARLFERFVRNFYHRKQQVYSVQAEQLTWGLRAQDEASQAVLPVMRTDVSLTAATGKIILDCKYYRQALVRHHARERIISAHLYQLYAYLQHGQPAKRLVPLEAILLYPVTVKAYRFGYEVAGTDHKMRVETVNLDQPWREVERELLTVIGL; encoded by the coding sequence GTGAGCATCCCCGTCCAGAATGTGTACCATCTACTGGTCTACGCCTGGGATCAGCTGGAAGCAGCGGACCAGGTAGCGGTTACTGCAGAGGCGGAAGATGGCCTCCTCGAGCTATTGGCGCGGGTGTTGATCCAGGGCACTACCCACCTGCTGAAGCGAGGGCTGGCACGGGAGTATGTAGAGCACGAAGAGCTAACGGGACGCTTGCGAGGCAAGCTACTACTGGCGGATTCAATCCGGCAACAGACCCTGCCTAAAGCGCAGGCCTGGTGTGCCTTCGATGAGCTTAGTCACGACACGCTGCCCAATCGCCTGCTCAAAGCGACGCTGTATCGCTTGTTTACGGCTGACGAGTTGGATCGCTCCCTTGCCCGGGAGCTGCGCGCCTTATACTACCGGCTAGGCGACGTGCCCTTGCAACCGGTGCGGGACCTGCGCATATTTGAGCAAGTACGGCTCAACCGCAACACCGCCCATTATGGCTTGCTCCTGAGTGTCTGCCAGCTCGTGCACGAGCAGGCGATGCTGAGCCAACAAACGGGGGAGCGGTTGTTTCAGGACTTTGCGCGGAACGAAGCGCAAATGGCTCGCTTATTTGAGCGGTTTGTGCGCAACTTTTATCACCGTAAGCAGCAGGTCTACTCCGTACAGGCCGAGCAACTAACTTGGGGGCTTAGGGCTCAGGATGAAGCCTCCCAGGCCGTGTTACCCGTAATGCGGACCGACGTATCCTTAACGGCTGCTACGGGCAAAATTATTCTAGACTGTAAGTACTACCGGCAGGCCCTCGTGCGACACCATGCCCGAGAGCGGATTATCTCTGCTCACTTGTATCAGCTATATGCGTACCTCCAGCACGGCCAGCCAGCCAAGCGACTCGTTCCGCTGGAAGCCATTCTGCTCTACCCGGTAACGGTAAAAGCGTACCGCTTCGGCTATGAGGTAGCGGGAACGGACCATAAGATGCGTGTGGAAACGGTGAACCTGGACCAACCCTGGCGGGAAGTAGAACGAGAGCTGCTAACTGTGATAGGCCTTTAA
- a CDS encoding UvrD-helicase domain-containing protein: MKQTTVAKARRVGRRACRLASCAKRQSPTTHQASNTPPPSSPLSYAPWSLVVLLLGYGGYRRQVSVRKRDARTLKLRVWLVPLEQAEATFRTKTTVASGFFDHYALSQWKEQYQQAFAEVSGVAYHDTTLSSLEKATIHSFLEHYGRAEELRQAYNAEFIPQELERYDSLFSHIEGRSLDQQQRTAIVRNETNSLVVAGAGSGKTTTIIGKVKYVLERYQTPPGNILLISFTKASAATLAARLGLDSLVPKTFHKFGKDIICAVEGKQPSLYADSQFGTFITSAFNELMQTPAYAEQVTTYFQHYLKPAKPNEEFQDQGQYIQHLKDHNFRSYKTVGKTFQGRTTYKQEVVKSVEECQIANFLLFHGVEYQYEAPYEHDTASSEYAQWKPDFTLTQGGKRVYLEHFGIDREGNVPAFFAQPGQSRQAASAQYRSKMEWARQTSQQYGTPLVESYSYQKQENTLFSQLEANLAQQGIVLQPKSPAAIWEIISAAAAEEVKGFSTLLQTFIILMKSDNVSLEDLRKKNEATAHEHQRERNHRFLDLVGPIYARYQQHLKDRREIDFSDLINKATEYIATGAYNKPFEYLIIDEFQDISKGRARLIQAIQARNPSCKLFCVGDDWQSIYRFAGSDISLFTDFSDHFGVSATSAIETTYRFHEPLISLSSAFITQNPRQKNKKLKSASAGKKTDYRIVYQESEEQDDTLVLKQILEELIAQLPGIASKELLLLGRYSFDWKRIKNTARTFSMDSASQVLSYAYQDSLGQAQRLHLPFMTVHKAKGLEADVVILLNCNAGKFGFPSQLSDDPVLSLLLSGADQYENAEERRLFYVALTRAKEQVILVTDPAAKSKFITELEGEDHHSSRKKCPVCVTADLYKRSGTTNDKLWTFYGCANYAYGCNYREWVR; this comes from the coding sequence TTGAAGCAAACTACCGTCGCCAAAGCGCGCCGAGTAGGCCGTCGCGCTTGTCGGCTGGCTAGTTGCGCTAAAAGGCAGAGCCCCACCACACATCAAGCATCCAACACCCCTCCCCCATCTTCCCCCCTCTCCTATGCGCCGTGGAGCCTAGTGGTGTTGCTGCTGGGGTACGGAGGCTACCGCCGGCAGGTATCCGTTCGTAAACGAGATGCCCGGACCCTGAAACTGCGTGTCTGGCTAGTACCGCTGGAGCAAGCGGAGGCCACCTTCCGAACGAAGACCACGGTTGCCTCCGGCTTTTTCGATCACTACGCCCTCAGCCAATGGAAAGAGCAGTACCAGCAGGCCTTCGCCGAGGTCAGTGGTGTCGCGTATCACGATACCACCCTGTCTTCCTTAGAAAAAGCCACCATTCACTCCTTCCTAGAGCATTACGGCCGAGCCGAGGAGCTGCGGCAGGCATATAACGCCGAGTTCATCCCACAGGAACTGGAACGTTACGATTCCCTATTCAGCCATATCGAAGGCCGCAGTTTAGATCAGCAGCAGCGGACGGCCATTGTACGCAATGAAACCAACAGCTTGGTCGTGGCCGGCGCAGGCTCGGGAAAAACAACCACCATCATTGGTAAGGTGAAGTATGTGCTGGAGCGCTATCAAACCCCTCCGGGGAATATCTTGCTCATCTCCTTCACCAAGGCCTCGGCCGCTACCCTCGCTGCCCGCCTGGGCCTGGACAGTCTAGTACCCAAAACCTTCCACAAATTCGGGAAGGATATTATCTGTGCCGTGGAAGGCAAGCAGCCCTCCCTGTATGCGGATAGCCAATTTGGAACCTTCATCACGTCGGCCTTTAACGAGCTCATGCAGACGCCGGCGTATGCCGAGCAGGTGACGACCTACTTCCAACATTACCTCAAGCCGGCTAAGCCCAATGAGGAATTTCAAGATCAAGGCCAGTACATTCAACACCTAAAGGACCACAACTTCCGCTCCTACAAAACAGTCGGCAAAACGTTCCAGGGACGGACCACCTACAAGCAGGAAGTGGTCAAAAGCGTGGAAGAGTGTCAGATCGCCAACTTCTTGCTTTTCCACGGCGTGGAGTATCAGTATGAAGCCCCCTACGAGCATGACACGGCTTCTTCCGAGTACGCGCAGTGGAAGCCAGATTTTACCCTCACGCAAGGGGGGAAAAGAGTCTATCTAGAGCACTTCGGCATCGACCGGGAGGGCAACGTTCCCGCCTTCTTTGCCCAGCCGGGGCAGTCCCGGCAGGCTGCCAGCGCGCAATATCGCAGCAAGATGGAGTGGGCACGCCAGACCAGCCAGCAGTACGGCACCCCCTTGGTGGAATCCTACAGCTACCAGAAGCAGGAGAACACCCTCTTCTCGCAGTTGGAAGCCAACTTAGCCCAGCAGGGAATTGTGTTGCAGCCCAAATCCCCCGCGGCCATCTGGGAGATCATTTCCGCGGCGGCTGCGGAGGAAGTCAAAGGCTTCAGCACCCTGTTGCAAACTTTCATCATCTTGATGAAGTCTGACAATGTTTCGCTGGAGGACCTGCGGAAAAAGAATGAGGCTACCGCCCATGAACACCAACGGGAGCGCAATCACCGGTTTTTGGATCTGGTGGGCCCTATTTACGCGCGCTACCAGCAGCACTTAAAAGACCGGCGGGAAATCGATTTTAGCGACCTGATTAATAAGGCCACTGAGTATATCGCTACCGGAGCCTATAACAAGCCGTTCGAGTATCTCATCATTGATGAGTTTCAGGATATCTCGAAGGGCCGCGCCCGACTCATCCAAGCTATACAGGCCCGAAATCCATCGTGCAAACTCTTCTGCGTTGGTGATGACTGGCAATCCATTTACCGTTTCGCCGGCAGTGATATCAGCCTATTCACGGACTTCAGCGACCACTTCGGGGTTAGTGCTACGTCGGCTATCGAGACCACATATCGGTTTCATGAGCCGCTGATTTCCCTTTCTAGTGCCTTTATTACCCAGAACCCGCGTCAGAAGAATAAGAAGCTGAAAAGTGCCAGCGCAGGCAAGAAAACGGACTATCGGATCGTCTACCAGGAATCTGAAGAGCAGGACGACACGCTAGTGCTAAAACAGATCCTGGAGGAGTTGATCGCGCAGTTGCCCGGGATTGCCAGCAAAGAGTTGTTGCTGTTAGGCCGATATTCCTTTGACTGGAAGCGCATCAAGAATACGGCCCGTACCTTCTCGATGGATTCCGCTAGTCAGGTTCTTTCTTATGCATACCAGGATAGTCTAGGTCAAGCCCAACGCCTACACCTACCGTTTATGACCGTGCATAAAGCCAAAGGGCTGGAAGCTGATGTGGTTATTCTGCTTAATTGCAATGCCGGCAAGTTTGGGTTTCCCTCGCAGCTGTCCGATGACCCAGTGTTGAGTTTGCTGCTCAGCGGTGCGGACCAGTATGAGAATGCGGAAGAGCGCCGGCTATTTTATGTGGCTCTTACTCGAGCCAAAGAGCAAGTGATTCTCGTGACGGATCCGGCTGCCAAATCAAAGTTCATCACCGAGTTGGAGGGCGAAGACCACCATAGCTCCCGGAAGAAGTGTCCGGTGTGTGTGACCGCTGATCTATACAAGCGCAGCGGGACTACGAATGACAAGCTGTGGACCTTTTACGGCTGTGCCAACTATGCTTACGGCTGCAACTATCGAGAATGGGTGCGCTAA